The genomic segment CGATCACGGCGCCGACCAGGGCTGACCCCGCCAGCAGCAGCACCAGCGGGGCTTTCGTGTCGACCACGAAGAGGAACTTGAACCGAACGCTCTGGGCGTTCTGGAAAATCACAATCAGCAACAGCACGACCAGAATGCCCAGCGCCCAGCGCTTCCACTGGACGCCCTCATTCGGATCGGTCTTGCGTGAAGGACGACGGGTCGGATCGGTCATGGAGCGCAACTGTAGCGTCCCGGCCGCACGGAAAATGAGTCTTTGTTCTTCCGTACGGATTCCGGTCGTGAAATGAGCGTTTCCGCGCAACACCTGTGAGCGCAAAGCAAACAGACTCACCCTGTGGCGAGGTACGCGAAAGGCACAGGTATCCGGCAGAATCGCCGGGAATCCATCGGGGTCTGGCGGGTGGGCGAGTCCGGTCAGTCGACCGTGGAGTGGACCGGCCTGGTTCTGCTTGTGGCGGCGTTGATGACCGTCCTGCTCGCTTCCGGGGTCACCCTC from the Solirubrobacterales bacterium genome contains:
- a CDS encoding LapA family protein, which encodes MTDPTRRPSRKTDPNEGVQWKRWALGILVVLLLIVIFQNAQSVRFKFLFVVDTKAPLVLLLAGSALVGAVIGYAAPILRRHHRQTSRELEKD